The genomic interval TGCCCTAACTGAATCAGACAGAGCTTCATATTAACTATCAATCTTGAGCTTTTATTAATTAACAATTTGGACAGAGCTTCATTCATGGCTTCAGCTTATATTTCACAACATAACAATTGGAGTCATTGGGGTCATTGGTCTGACTAGTTGAATTGGTGCTCGATAAACATCAATATATTATACCTTGATTGTAGTCCAAGCCATCACCATTGTAGTTGCAAGAATCCCAAAACTCCCCAACAGAAAAAATTGGTTTTGCTACTTCAATATACTCTTTCACATATTTAGCTGCATAACTGATTGAATACAAGGCAAGACAAAACAGCGTAAGCTGTAGACACAATTTTTAAACAAATAGAACAAAGCAAGAGTAAAATCaactaaattagaaaaatgaagaagaaaaaaagatagacagtATACTCTTACCCCCTGGCAAAATCAAATCGAAAATCCTGAAAACCAACAGTATTGCGAAGCCACTGTAGCCATGCAGTAATATCCTTTCTAACAAAAGGTTGACTATGATCAATATTTGAAACCCCATTAAAATTGTCTCCGGTACTTCTATTCCCCtggtttggaaaaaaaaaagtatagaCATCCATGAGGTCAGAATGTCAGATCATGGATCAAACAGAAATTCAAGACACTAAACCATAGAAAATATACATTACCAGTCCACCAGTGCAAGATGTGACGGCATGTTCATCCCATGACAGGGGAATTCCATCATAACGATTGTACATTCCACCATGCCCTTGGGTAGTCCCAACACGATGATTGATAACAATGTCAGCCATTGGTCTAACTTTACATTGCTTCATTTTTTCAAGTAAACCTTTTAATTGGTCCTCAGACCCATATTTAGAACTAAGGGAATATATGTTCTGGGGGAGGTAGCCTACAATATGAGAAAAGCAAAGTGGACATGAGGATCCGGTCATCTATAAGTAAAAAGAATAACCAACTTGATGAATTTCAACCAACCTTCCGGGGCACAAGAATGAGTTGCTGGCGGCAACCATGCTGATGTAATTCCAGATTTTCCAATATCTGGAACTTTACTTTCTAAATTTTTCCACCAGTCATGTTTATGAGATTCCCAGTTAAAGGCCTGATAAATATATCCGTCAAACAACGTGCTTAAATGATTTTCAACAGCTAAAGATGGCCAATAATCCTAACATGATAGTGTCTCATACAGCCAAACTGCAACTACTTTACATATCCCAAATAAGTAGCTAAACACTCCAACCACTTCAACGACAATCGATTCACTTTGGTCTGTGTAAGGCCAATATATATACTTCTTATAATTCTTAGGCTCTAAATTAAATAGATTGCCTAATTTACCTGTAAAAGGATTTCTGTTCCATTACATATTGATGCACCTGCATATCAACATTATATATTAGCATTGATAATaggaagaaacaaaaacatatactCCACATTAATTTCCCCAATAACGGTGCATGACCCATTTTCTTGAATATGTGTTTCAGTTCGCTTTCATTGGTACAGTTGAAACTGAGAAACCATAACATAACAAATTTTCAGCTCCTTGTGGAACTGGATATTGACTTTGATTTCTTCAACATGGATAAAAGTATTTTGATTAACTATTGCCTAATAGTCCCATAGGTAGGGAAAAGCATGTAACCATATGGAATGGAGCAAATCAGAAAAATAACTGCCGTGCCTCAGCCTTAAGCTGTGCTTACTCAAACAAGTAAAGTTAAGGACTTAAGGTCTAGACATCTCAGAGAATCAAGCATTCATTTTAGATAGACAAAAGTTGCCGATATCGATCCTTGATTTGTCTCCAAGATTATTACACCAAAGGTGAAGGAAACATACCATTATCAGTCAGCCGATTGTGTTCCTGATCATCCTGCATAACAACAGATTCTAATTCCTAGGCGCCAACGATTTTCCTACATGGACAAGCAACATGAGAACAAAAGGCTATAACATTTCTTATGGGCTAATACAAAAAATGAGGTAGAATAGATGCTGACAATGGCCCCTAAACATTTCATTGGTGTCTCTATCTCCTAACTCTTTTCAAATAATTAGATTTTACAGATCACTCTCACACTAGctactcaaaaaaaaaatttcgaaATTACGAACATCATCTGGACCGACTTCGTTTTAATAGCAAAGGAGATACCCGTCATTACTTCCATTAGCATAAAAGGCAGATTGATCGGGAATACATAGCCTATAAATAATAATCATCCCAGCAATAAATCACAGAAACAAAAGAGATCAAAggcttgagagagagagagacagtaCCGAAGCTAAGGTTGCGATGTCGGTTTGGAGGGAATGTTCATATTCAACGGCAGCTAACAGGTGCCAATTGCGCGGGTTGCCGGGTTCCACAGTGACGTCTGATTGGGAGGAGTGGACGGTGGTAGTGTTCCGATGGGATTATCTGCTTTCGTCATTACAGCTGACCTccctatattttttttttccgggcATTCTTTTTTGGACATCAAGGCCCAATGGAGGAAGCTGTCTGATCCGGCAACAAAGCCCACCATGAAATGGTAATTTACTAATTTTAGTTCAAAGGTATTGTACAAGTCTGTGTGAAAACTTCACAACAATATTAAATTGTTGTAACATTTGGTTAAGTTAGTAGCATAACTACTGACGATCTTGAGGTTAGGGCTACAAATATATGTATGAGTGTCAGTTATTTAAtaccttttcttttatttgggGGAAAAAAAGATGTGTCTAAATTCTAGAGGTTTCCATCAAAGGTGAATTGGTAACATATTTCAGTTATGTGTTAAGCAATCGATAAGTAATTTTAAAGACTCGACTAATATGTGTCAATCAAGGGCAATAATTTGTGAAGAATGTACCCTCTCTTTagtataattttttatatgtacagtgTGTATGGTACATGACGCAATTTTAGTTAacgaaaataatttatattcaGAATTTACTGTATCTTTGTATGAGTTTCTCTTTCGTGGGTTCCTCATCTACTGTCTGAACACCGAAATGAAATCAACATTTAAATATGATATTTAACACCGAGACCAACTACTGAAAACCAGATCAAGGTTAAGAATTACAACATCATTATAAATGTAAGTTTGTGTATTAATTTGTGAAATTGTTCGTCCATTAGTACGGCAGAGATGAAAATCTAATTTTTATGTCGTTTAAGCATGcataaaaagttaaaaacacTATTAAACACCTCAAAACTTTTCAATCAACACTGAAAATAGCTCTAGGGTTTTATCAGGGTACAAAGCAAAACCGCCAAATCTGAAATGACCCTAGAGCCTCAAACACACTTATAATGAAGTCCTCAACAAATCTACACAGCTCCCCCGATCACTGAAAATGGAAAACCCAGACACTACAAAACCCACaagatcaccaccaccacctccgccgccacaacaacaacaaccagACCCCAAAAAGCTCAAAAtgtccaccaccaccaccgacGACGAAGAACCCGCCGCCCAAATCACCCAAAAGCAACGCCTCAAACGCCGCAAGGTCGCCATCTTCTTCGCCTACTGCGGCGTCGGGTACCAAGGAATGCAAAAGAACCCGGGCGCCAAAACCATCGAAGGCGACCTCGAAGAAGCCCTCTACCACTCCGGCGCCGTCCCCGATCACGACCGCAACAACCCCAAACGATACGACTGGGCCCGCTCGGCCCGTACCGACAAGGGCGTCAGCGCCGTGGGCCAGGTCGTGTCGGGCCGGTTCTACGTCGACCCGCCAGGCTTCGTCGACCGCCTCAACTCCAACCTCTCCCCGCAAATCCGGATTTTTGGGTACAAGCGCGTAACGGCGTCGTTTAATGCGAAAAAGTTTTGTGATAAGAGGAGGTACGTTTATCTCATACCCGTGTTTGCTCTTGATCCAAGTGCCCATAGGGATAGGGAGAGTGTGAAGGCTAGTTTGGGGTCTGATGAGGAGTTTGTGAAGTGCTTAGAATGCTCTGATCGGGGCCGAAAAGTCGGTGGTTTGATGGGTAAACGCACTTATCAATTGACAGGTGATACTCCAAGTTCGGAATCTTTAACCGAAATTAATGGAGATAATTTACTAGCTGCCGATGCTGATACTGAAATGGTTGCTGAGGACAATGACATTGGAGGAGAGGAGAAGGCTGTGAAGGGGAGTGGGTTTTGTTATGgtgagaaggagaaggagaggttTAATAGAATCTTGAGTTGTTACCAGGGTACTCATAACTTTCATAATTTCACCACGAGAACTAAAGCAGAAGACCCTGCTGCTATTAGATACATTATTTCGTTCTGTGCGAATACCACGGTTGTGGTTGAGGGTATTGAGTTTGTCAAGTGTGAAGTTGTGGGGCAGAGCTTCATGCTTCATCAGATTAGGAAGCTGATTGGGCTGGCGGTGGCGATCATGAGGAATTGTGCTCCTGAGTCTTTGTTAGAAAGAGCTTTGCAAAAGTGAGTACTTCCATGTCTAATTGTTTACTGTCACCCTTATGCGTTTGTTTCTGATAGTATGCAAGTTATAACTGAAATGTATGTAAATTGCAGGGATGTTAATGTTAATGTGCCAACAGCCCCTGAGGTTGGTTTGTACTTGGACGAGTGCTTCTTCACCTCATATAACCAGAAATGGGGAGACACTCATGAGGAAGTGTCGATGAAAGATTATGAAACAGAGGCAGAAGCTTTCAAAATGAAGCATATTTACACTCATATTGGAGCTACTGAGCATAAGGAAGGTGTGGTGGGTCTCTGGTTGCACTCTCTAAACCACCGCAATTATCCAGATTTAGGTGCTGACAACATTGGAGACACCAGCAATGCGAAGACTGCCGAGACCTCCAATACTGACAACAATGGAGGGACCAGCAACTGTGAAACTGCTGATATTAGTGCCGAGAACACTGGAGATACCAGCGACG from Argentina anserina chromosome 2, drPotAnse1.1, whole genome shotgun sequence carries:
- the LOC126783587 gene encoding probable alpha-amylase 2 yields the protein MQDDQEHNRLTDNGASICNGTEILLQAFNWESHKHDWWKNLESKVPDIGKSGITSAWLPPATHSCAPEGYLPQNIYSLSSKYGSEDQLKGLLEKMKQCKVRPMADIVINHRVGTTQGHGGMYNRYDGIPLSWDEHAVTSCTGGLGNRSTGDNFNGVSNIDHSQPFVRKDITAWLQWLRNTVGFQDFRFDFARGYAAKYVKEYIEVAKPIFSVGEFWDSCNYNGDGLDYNQDSHRQRIINWINGTGQLSTAFDFTTKGILQEAVKGQLSRLRDPQGKPPGVVGWWPSRAVTFLDNHDTGSTQAHWPFPSNHIMEGYAYILTHPGIPSVFYDHLYDRGDSIHDQIVKLIHLRKQKDIHSRSSIKILEAQPNLYAAIIGDEVCMKIGDGSWCPDKREWTLATSGQRYAVWHK
- the LOC126783584 gene encoding uncharacterized protein LOC126783584; this encodes MENPDTTKPTRSPPPPPPPQQQQPDPKKLKMSTTTTDDEEPAAQITQKQRLKRRKVAIFFAYCGVGYQGMQKNPGAKTIEGDLEEALYHSGAVPDHDRNNPKRYDWARSARTDKGVSAVGQVVSGRFYVDPPGFVDRLNSNLSPQIRIFGYKRVTASFNAKKFCDKRRYVYLIPVFALDPSAHRDRESVKASLGSDEEFVKCLECSDRGRKVGGLMGKRTYQLTGDTPSSESLTEINGDNLLAADADTEMVAEDNDIGGEEKAVKGSGFCYGEKEKERFNRILSCYQGTHNFHNFTTRTKAEDPAAIRYIISFCANTTVVVEGIEFVKCEVVGQSFMLHQIRKLIGLAVAIMRNCAPESLLERALQKDVNVNVPTAPEVGLYLDECFFTSYNQKWGDTHEEVSMKDYETEAEAFKMKHIYTHIGATEHKEGVVGLWLHSLNHRNYPDLGADNIGDTSNAKTAETSNTDNNGGTSNCETADISAENTGDTSDGKTADVSFADNNGDSSNCKTVDINAYHTGDTINGNTADIATADNNGVASKDKSADTASANNNGDISQANITNATQ